From the bacterium genome, the window CATTATCACGTACAGCAGGAAACCGTACATGCCGGCGCCGACTCCTCCGAATATGATCTCACCCAGCATCAGATTAAAGAGCGCCACACCTCCTGCCAGCGGTGTGAGGCTTGAGTGCATGGCGTTGACGGAACCATTGGAAGCGGCAGTCGTTGCCGTTGACCAGATAATGCTGTTCGCGATGCCGAACCGAACTTCCTTCCCCTCTATATTGGTCTGCAGATCCAGCGCTGGATTGGCTGAATACTCGCTGTAGAGCGAGAGCGAGAGCCCGGCGAACCAGAGCAGGAACATCGCGGTAAAAATGATCCAGCCATGCTTGCGATTACCCACCAATCTGCCATAGGCCAAAGCGATTCCGCCTGGAATCAACAAGATTGAGAGCATCTGGAGGAAATTCGAGATCGGCGTTGGGTTCTCCAGAGGATGAGAGCTGTTGGCGTTGAAGTACCCTCCACCATTGGTCCCCAACTGCTTGATGGCGATCTGCGATGCAGCCGGACCCAGCGGAATAGTCTGAGCCGAGCCTTCCACTGTTGTCACAGTCACGGCGGGGGAGAATGTCTGGACGACACCCTCGCCCATCAAGACTATCCCCAGAATCAACGAGAGTGGCAGAAGGACATAGACGACCGAGCGAGTCAGATCGACCCAAAAGCTGCCGATCGTATTTGTCGTTTTTCGGATAATGCCGCGCGTCAAAGCGAGAAATACCGCTATGCCTGTCGCCGAACTGACAAAATTCTGGGTGGTCAGGCCAACCATTTGAGTCAGGTAACTAAGCGTGGTCTCACCCGCGTACGATTGCCAATTCGTATTGGTGACGAAACTGACGGCCGTATTAAATGCCAGTGGCCAGCCGACATTTGGCAGATTCTGCGGATTGAGCGGTAGCCACTGCTGACAGATCTGAAGCATAAACAGAAATACCAGGCCAAGGCCGTTGAACCAAAGTAGCGCCATGGCATAGTCTTTCCAGTTCATTTCGCGATTACTGTCCACCCCGCCAAGCTTGTAGATCAACCTCTCCAACCAGCCGAGTGCGGATGTAAGCGGATGTGACTGGCCGGTGAAAACCCGCGCCAGATACGCACCTAACAGCGGAGCCAGAGTGACCAGCGGTATGATATAGACTAGGACCTGCAATAGGTCATGCATTGACATGAGGTAACCTCACTTGAATTTCTCCGGATTAAACATGGCATACACGAGATACACCAGAAGCGCCAGTGCTATGACACCAGCAATCGCGAACGACATGGCTTTCCCTTCATCGACGGGTTCTCTGCAGCATCACCGTCACCGGAAACAACCGTCCGAGCCGATGCTGCCTTACGTCAGATAAGAACGGCGAGATCAGCGGTTTAGGAGAATAAGGAAGAGCCACAGAGATATAAAGAATGTGCAAAGCGACAAAAGGAGCCGAAGACTGAATCAGCTACCTCCCAATCACTTAGTGCTGTCTCCGCGTCGACCTGTCTCTTAATCTTGACATTCAGACCCATCCATTGTTCCATTGCTCCTGCCTGAAGGCGACCAGCCGTGCTACAGCGAATTACGTTGGATTGCAGGACTGTATTCAGGCGAGAAATGTGGATATGGATCGGGTTAACTTATCCCGCGAGGAGCAGAGAGAGATGTCACGAGGCGAGCGATACGAAAATATCCTGGATGCGATAGGTCACACCCCGCTGGTGAAACTGAATCGGATCATCACCGGTGGACCATGCGAGGTGTACGCCAAGCTGGAGTTCCTCAACCCTTCCGGGAGTATCAAGGATAGAGTCGCCAAGCACATGATCCTGAAGGCGGAGAAGGATGGCCGGATCAAGCCGGGGGATACCATTATCGAAAACTCCTCGGGGAATATGGCGATGGGGCTGGCCTTGATCGCCATACAGCGTGGCTATCGCCTCAAAGTGGTGGTGCGCGACACGATCAGCAAAGAGAAGCTGAGCCAGCTCCTGGCTCTGGGAGTTGATGTCGTCAAAGCGGATACCTCGCTTCCTCCCGAATCACCCGATTCGTACAACAATATCACCCCGCGTCTCGCCAAAGAAATGGCGCATTGCTATTTCCCGGATCAACACAACAATCGTGAGAATAACGAAGCCCACTACTATTCCACCGGGCCGGAGATTTGGGAGCAGATGGAAGGGCGCATCGACTACCTGGTCGCGGGGATGGGGACCGGCGGCACAATGGGTGGCGTGGGTCGCTTCCTGAAAGAGAAGGATTCCAAAATTCGAACGATCGCGGTGGATATCGAGGGTTCAGTTTACACGGAGTTCTTCCGTTCAAAGCGGATGGTCAAGCCGGCGCCGTACTTAATGGAGGGGTTGGGGGATGAGTTCATTGTCGGTTGCGCCGATTTTTCGGTGGTCGATGAAGTCATACAGGCATCGGATCGCGATGGTTTCAATCACGCCCGTCGATTGGCTCGCGAGGAAGGGTTATTGGTTGGTGGATCAAGTGGCGCTGCAATCTGGGCTGTCATGGAACTGACTCGCAAACTGAACAAGCCGGCGCGGATCGTCACCGTCTTTCCCGATGGCGCCTCCCGCTATCTCAGTAATGTCTTCAACGATGACTGGATGAAAGAGAAGGGGATGCTCTGATCGCTCACAAGAAATCCCGCTTCCTTGACTGGACGAAAAAAGTCACGCCGATCAGCACGGCCATGAGCAGTAGCTCGATGGCGATCGTCCAGTAATACTCCGGCCCACGCTGGCCAACATTCATCAAAAACTGTTTTGCTCCCGGTATGCGGGGGACGATCTGGGTCGCCACATTCCCCAAAAGAAACATCAGGATGACGATCAGCGCGATCGTCCAGCCCATCGACTCGAAAATGATCGCAAACCCCAGCACAAACATGAAGACGACAAAAAAGCCGATCAACAGGACATTCACATATCCGGCAGGGACTCCGGCCGCGCTTCCTTCGCGAAAAACGAGTGAGAAATTCAGCGCTGCCACGGTCCATGGAACCAGATAGAGAAGCAGATTGGCCAGGATCTTGGAGAGCGTATATTCCGCCGGTGTGACAGGGAGGCTCATCAGAAACGGTAATGTTTTGTCGGTTCGCTCGCCGATCACGGTCGTCAGCGGTAAATAAAATGTCAGCGCGATCAACACGCACATCGATAGACTCACGCCGATCGAAACGCCGGTGTTTCCGGGAATGGCCGCACAGATCCCGCCAAGGATCGCACCGCCCAGCAGCAGACCGATCGCCACGCGATGCAGGTACCAGTCTTTGCCGATCAGTTTCTGAATGATGAATCTATCCATCAGACTGCTTCCTTCTTGACCATCTCGATCCGAGCGAGAAAGATCTCTTCCAGGGTCATTCGTTGAATTTCAAGTACTGTAGCTTTGGTTTCTTTTAGGTCGGCAATCAGTCCTTCCGAGTACTGGCCGGTGGTGAGGATAGCGGTTCTCCCGCTCCGCGAGAGCATGTCACAGCCGCTCCGTACAGGAATGGCCGTTTGTGGATCGACTTCAAGCCGAATGCGCCGCCATCGCTCTAGGAAGGACTCTTTGTCGTCCGAATCCAGGATCTTTCCGCCATAGATGAGGGCGATCTTATCAGAGATCTGCTCGACATCCTGTGTGTTGTGTGAAGACATCAGGATCGTATGTTCTTCATTGCGCACAACCTCCATCAATTCTGACAGAACTTCCTGTCGGACGACCGGATCAAGTCCTGTGGTCGGTTCGTCGAGGATCAGCAATCTGGGGTGACGTGCCAGGACCAACAGCAGGGAAGTTTTGACGGCCTGCCCTCGGGATAATCCCTTGACCTTCTGATCCGGCTTTAGATCAAATCGCTTGAGTAGTTTCTCGGCATGTCCCTTATCCCAGGATTTATAGATCGACGCGACAAAATCCATATGCCAACGAATGCTGGCTCCGGCATAGAGGCGCATATCTTCAGAGACAAATCCAACATCGAGCTTCACCGCATGTTGATGTGCTGGCATCGCCTTGCCCAGAACTTCAACTTCGCCGGAATCATGACGGACCAGTCCCATGAGAATGCGGATGGTGGTCGATTTTCCAGCACCGTTCGGCCCGATGAATCCCATGATGCAGCCGGTGGGAAGGTTCAAGGAGAGACTGTCCAGCTTAAAATGCTGGTAGGACTTGTCTACCGCTCGAAGATCAAAAGCATATGCACTCATATTGCTACTTCTCCTGTTTTGCCTGTTGCTGCACGTTTCTCAAGGCCTCGGCGATATCGCGCGCACTCCACCCCAACGCCAGCGCGAGCTCCGCAGCTGCACGCAAATGGCGATATAGTTCTTCTTCTTGCATGCGGCTACCGAGATCAGGCACGCTGTCCGCAATACAAGAACCTTTTCCTTGATTGGTGACAATGATCCCCGCCTGTTCTAATTCCGCATAGGCGCGCTTCACCGTGATGACGCTCACCTTCAGATCAGCCGCCAATCCGCGAATGGAAGGGATCTCCTGTCCCGGCGCCCAATCACCTGAAGCGACGCGCTGCTTCACCTGATCGACGATTTGCAGGTACATGGGACGGTCACTCGTTTGGCTGAGTATCAGCCAACTGTGCATATGCATATACACAGTATACGAGGCGGTTTCGAAATTGCCTCAAAGAAAATGCAGGCGTTCTGGTTTTTTTTTCGCGGGACGAATATCGGCAGGAGAGGGGGTCCTCATCAGGTCAATGTGAATCTTTGAACAAGCAAGAAAGAGCGAGGCAGCTTTCGCATGTTGCTTGCAATATTGACTATCATTGTCTATTATTGAAATCGCACTTCGAAACCGGATTATAACCAACGGGCCAGACCATACACATGACAGACCACAAGCCGCAGGAACAAGAAGCACGCAAAGTCTATGATCTCTATTGGGAGAGCTATTTAAAGGGAGATGTAGCGACGTTTCTGTCGGTCGTGGATGAAGACGTGACTCTGATCGGCACTGCCGAGATCGAACTCTGCTTCAATAAAGCGGAGATCTTAGCGTTTGTGCATGCGACGATCGAACAAATCTCAGGCAAGGTCGAAATGCGGGAGCGAGATATTCGAGTCGCCTCGGTCAACGACCTGGTCCGGATCGACGAGTTCTCGGATATGTATGTCCTCATTGACAATCAGTGGACGTTTTACGCCAAGATACGACTTTCGACTTTTCTACGCCAGATCGGCGACCAATGGAAGGTATTCCATCAGCATGGCTCCTTTCCCGACCCCCGGGCCCAAGCGGGAGCGACCATTGCGCCGGAGCAGATCAAGCAGGAGAATTACCAGCTTCGCGAGGCGATTCAGCGCCGGACCGTAGAGCTTGAGAGCAAAAACCGGGAACTGGCAGTCGAAGCTTGCCTGGAGCGGGTGCGAACCCGGGCGATCGCTATGAAGAAGCCGGAAGACCTGTTGGGGGTCTGTGAAGTGCTCTTCAAAGAACTGTCCTCTCTTGGATTTGACGCTCTTCGCAATGCAATGATCGATATTTATCACGATGACCAGCGGTACTTCCTCAACTACGACTATTCAGATCAGCTCGGAAACAGCATAACCAGAATTCCATACAACATTCACCCGGTCGTGGAACGTCACCTCAAACTGATCCGCGGTGCACATGATGCTTTCGAAGAGATAATCTTCACGGGAAAAGAACTGGACGACTGGAAGGAGTTTCGACGTCGCAACGGAGAGCAAGATGATCCCCGGCTCGATCAACATCCCGCACTCTACTACTATTTCTACTCCATCGGACTCGGGGATATCGGCATCTCGTCATTCGAGCCGATCGGCGAAGCCAAGCGTGAGATACTTATACGTTTTCGCAATGTCTTCGACCTTGCGTATCGACGGTTTGTCGATATCGAACAGGCGGAAGCACACGCCAAAGAGGTGCGGATCGAATTATCATTGGAGAGAGTCCGTGCCCGATCACTGGCGATGCATCGAAGCGATGAACTGGTCGAGGCTTCGGATGTTTTCTTCGAACAACTGGCGTCGCTTGGCATTGAGGCGATCAGAACCGGTGTCGGTACTTTCAATGAGTCCGCAGAGACGATCGAGGTCTGGTCCCGGTCACAGTCAAGCGGCAAATCCGGGAAGCAAATCCTTGGCGAAGTACCCAGAGCTGCGCATCCGTTTTTTGATCGCTGCTTTGAGGCCTGGAAAAACAAGGAACCGTACTTCTTCCAGGAGTTTAATGGCGACGAAGTTGAGGCATACTATCGTCACATGGCGGGGGTCGTCTCATATCAGCCAGCCAGTTCGTACAATTCACGTGAAGTCTTCTATACCTTCTTTTTCGCGGAAGGCTCCCTGAATGTCGTCAGACAAGAACGGCTGAACGATGACGAGCTGCATATCATGCAGCGGTTTGCTTCGGTCTTTGGGCAGATCTATCGCCGTTTTCTTGACCTGAAGCAGGCTGAAGCTCAGACCCGCGAGGCGCAGATCGAAGCTGCCCTCGAGCGGGTGCGAAGTCGCACAATGGCAATGCAGCGAAGTGACGAGCTGATCGAAACCTCGTTCGTGCTGTTCGAACAACTAAGGCAACTGGGGGAAGTGGGCGAACAGGTCTCAATCGGGATTATCGATGACGATGCAGGCACTATGGAGATGTTTGCAACAAGTCACGGCAATCAATGGAAACGCTCGAC encodes:
- the kdpA gene encoding potassium-transporting ATPase subunit KdpA; the encoded protein is MSMHDLLQVLVYIIPLVTLAPLLGAYLARVFTGQSHPLTSALGWLERLIYKLGGVDSNREMNWKDYAMALLWFNGLGLVFLFMLQICQQWLPLNPQNLPNVGWPLAFNTAVSFVTNTNWQSYAGETTLSYLTQMVGLTTQNFVSSATGIAVFLALTRGIIRKTTNTIGSFWVDLTRSVVYVLLPLSLILGIVLMGEGVVQTFSPAVTVTTVEGSAQTIPLGPAASQIAIKQLGTNGGGYFNANSSHPLENPTPISNFLQMLSILLIPGGIALAYGRLVGNRKHGWIIFTAMFLLWFAGLSLSLYSEYSANPALDLQTNIEGKEVRFGIANSIIWSTATTAASNGSVNAMHSSLTPLAGGVALFNLMLGEIIFGGVGAGMYGFLLYVIMTVFLAGLMVGRTPEYLGKKIEAREIKMTIAGILAPNAVILIGAGFACVLPIALSSLANRGPHGLSEILYAFSSAAGNNGSAFAGLNANTNFYNIALGIAMLIGRFAIILPCLAIAGYLANKKMSPPSAGTFATDNVTFVVLLIGVILIVGALTFLPALGLGPIVEHLLMLTGQTF
- the kdpF gene encoding K(+)-transporting ATPase subunit F; this encodes MSFAIAGVIALALLVYLVYAMFNPEKFK
- a CDS encoding cysteine synthase family protein; the protein is MSRGERYENILDAIGHTPLVKLNRIITGGPCEVYAKLEFLNPSGSIKDRVAKHMILKAEKDGRIKPGDTIIENSSGNMAMGLALIAIQRGYRLKVVVRDTISKEKLSQLLALGVDVVKADTSLPPESPDSYNNITPRLAKEMAHCYFPDQHNNRENNEAHYYSTGPEIWEQMEGRIDYLVAGMGTGGTMGGVGRFLKEKDSKIRTIAVDIEGSVYTEFFRSKRMVKPAPYLMEGLGDEFIVGCADFSVVDEVIQASDRDGFNHARRLAREEGLLVGGSSGAAIWAVMELTRKLNKPARIVTVFPDGASRYLSNVFNDDWMKEKGML
- a CDS encoding ABC transporter permease subunit; this translates as MDRFIIQKLIGKDWYLHRVAIGLLLGGAILGGICAAIPGNTGVSIGVSLSMCVLIALTFYLPLTTVIGERTDKTLPFLMSLPVTPAEYTLSKILANLLLYLVPWTVAALNFSLVFREGSAAGVPAGYVNVLLIGFFVVFMFVLGFAIIFESMGWTIALIVILMFLLGNVATQIVPRIPGAKQFLMNVGQRGPEYYWTIAIELLLMAVLIGVTFFVQSRKRDFL
- a CDS encoding ABC transporter ATP-binding protein is translated as MSAYAFDLRAVDKSYQHFKLDSLSLNLPTGCIMGFIGPNGAGKSTTIRILMGLVRHDSGEVEVLGKAMPAHQHAVKLDVGFVSEDMRLYAGASIRWHMDFVASIYKSWDKGHAEKLLKRFDLKPDQKVKGLSRGQAVKTSLLLVLARHPRLLILDEPTTGLDPVVRQEVLSELMEVVRNEEHTILMSSHNTQDVEQISDKIALIYGGKILDSDDKESFLERWRRIRLEVDPQTAIPVRSGCDMLSRSGRTAILTTGQYSEGLIADLKETKATVLEIQRMTLEEIFLARIEMVKKEAV
- a CDS encoding GntR family transcriptional regulator encodes the protein MYLQIVDQVKQRVASGDWAPGQEIPSIRGLAADLKVSVITVKRAYAELEQAGIIVTNQGKGSCIADSVPDLGSRMQEEELYRHLRAAAELALALGWSARDIAEALRNVQQQAKQEK
- a CDS encoding nuclear transport factor 2 family protein, whose translation is MTDHKPQEQEARKVYDLYWESYLKGDVATFLSVVDEDVTLIGTAEIELCFNKAEILAFVHATIEQISGKVEMRERDIRVASVNDLVRIDEFSDMYVLIDNQWTFYAKIRLSTFLRQIGDQWKVFHQHGSFPDPRAQAGATIAPEQIKQENYQLREAIQRRTVELESKNRELAVEACLERVRTRAIAMKKPEDLLGVCEVLFKELSSLGFDALRNAMIDIYHDDQRYFLNYDYSDQLGNSITRIPYNIHPVVERHLKLIRGAHDAFEEIIFTGKELDDWKEFRRRNGEQDDPRLDQHPALYYYFYSIGLGDIGISSFEPIGEAKREILIRFRNVFDLAYRRFVDIEQAEAHAKEVRIELSLERVRARSLAMHRSDELVEASDVFFEQLASLGIEAIRTGVGTFNESAETIEVWSRSQSSGKSGKQILGEVPRAAHPFFDRCFEAWKNKEPYFFQEFNGDEVEAYYRHMAGVVSYQPASSYNSREVFYTFFFAEGSLNVVRQERLNDDELHIMQRFASVFGQIYRRFLDLKQAEAQTREAQIEAALERVRSRTMAMQRSDELIETSFVLFEQLRQLGEVGEQVSIGIIDDDAGTMEMFATSHGNQWKRSTLLPYNEHDVMRRIHRAWKEGKGSLVIDLSGDALIDYNTWRKQLRDIKNVTGMTFTHERWVIHSAFFSKGNLSFSTSEPRPPEIIQLLERFASVFDLTYTRFLDLKQAEAQTREAQIEAALERVRSRTMAMQKSSELSETSFVLFEQFMQLGEIGDQISIGIFSDDQETLELYATSFGNQWQNPRKVHFNEQASLQKLFAAWKQQQKSLVLDLVGEELREYNKFRLRVRGGDPRAELHVDTDRWVIHAAFFSKGILAFSTDHPRSEQVVQLLERFASVFDLTYTRFLDLKQAEAQAREATIEAALERVRSKAMAMRTSNDLSVTSGLVFTELRKLGITSVRCGVVLLTKQSHDGSLYFTSTSRESDTLAHVGIISLTGHPSLEKQYQQWLKQEDYLVTLKTKNCYRTTNGCTGRTLFPLFQVISERKSSMVTTSTSQKGNSTPGRRSSTLMNSWRC